One Mycolicibacterium pulveris genomic region harbors:
- a CDS encoding CaiB/BaiF CoA-transferase family protein codes for MNSGPLASLRVLDLGGAESDGVGRLFADLGADVLKIEPPGGSPARGEAPTVAGASVRFALQNANKRSAVLDPSDPADRERLIELAGAADIVVDSGNPGAAAAFGTSCVALSQRFGHLVTLSITDFGTSGPRAGWQATDAVLYALSTALSRTGPTTGTPVLPPIGLASATAAAQAAWAALAAYYRRLQDGTGDYIDFARFEGVLQSLDPPYGSEGQAAAGVKKARELWRGRPRNQQIYPIFGCRDGYVRICLLSPRQWQAMFGWLGEPEQFADPKFATIAARYAASRELNALIAQLCEDKSRDELVTEGQARGVPIAAVLTPQETLSSNHFREVGALTSAELAPGVDVVVPSGPFIVDGSHTGLTRPAPAPGVDEAGWAGDTARAQSGAGPVSRPFEGVRILDLGVIVAGGELGRLFADLGAEVIKIESAAYPDGLRQTPPGMTMSRSWALTHRNEYSLGLDLRHPDGAEVFARLVAESDAVFANFKPGTLASLGFSYDRLKEFNPAVVLAESSAFGATGPWSAQMGYGPLVRATTGVTWLWTSPDAGPGEFYDATTIFPDHVSARITAIAALAALVQRRATGSGAHVHISQAEAAVNQLATAYVTEAARAAGLPVAGDTAEHGVYPCAGDDEWCVISIRSDEDRNALAAVVGDTDLASWTAARDKTDVANTLQQAGIAAAPMNRAVDVLDDPQVRFRDTYTDMVHPLFDAAMPTETRPAPYTNIAPTELRPAPMPGEHTREICQKVLGLTAEDIDRLIAQGALFAHQGRP; via the coding sequence ATGAACAGCGGACCGCTGGCGTCGTTGCGTGTGCTTGACCTGGGTGGGGCCGAATCCGACGGCGTCGGCCGGTTGTTCGCCGACCTCGGCGCCGACGTGCTGAAGATCGAACCGCCCGGCGGCAGCCCGGCCCGTGGCGAGGCGCCCACCGTCGCCGGCGCGAGCGTGCGGTTCGCGCTGCAGAACGCCAACAAGCGCAGCGCGGTGCTCGACCCGTCCGATCCCGCCGACCGCGAACGGCTGATCGAGTTGGCCGGTGCCGCCGACATCGTGGTGGACAGCGGCAACCCCGGGGCGGCGGCAGCGTTCGGCACCTCGTGCGTCGCGCTGTCGCAGCGGTTCGGCCATCTGGTCACGCTGTCGATCACCGACTTCGGCACCAGCGGGCCGCGGGCGGGGTGGCAGGCCACCGACGCCGTGCTGTATGCACTGTCGACAGCGCTGTCACGGACCGGACCGACCACCGGGACCCCTGTGCTGCCGCCCATCGGGTTGGCGTCGGCCACGGCGGCGGCGCAGGCCGCCTGGGCCGCGCTGGCCGCGTACTACCGTCGATTGCAGGACGGCACAGGCGATTACATCGACTTCGCCCGCTTCGAAGGTGTGCTGCAGTCGTTGGACCCGCCATACGGCTCGGAGGGCCAGGCCGCCGCGGGGGTGAAGAAAGCCCGCGAGCTGTGGCGGGGGCGCCCACGCAACCAGCAGATCTATCCGATATTCGGCTGCCGCGACGGGTATGTGCGCATCTGCCTGCTGTCCCCGCGCCAGTGGCAGGCCATGTTCGGTTGGCTCGGTGAGCCCGAACAGTTCGCCGACCCCAAGTTCGCAACGATCGCCGCGCGATACGCCGCATCGCGGGAACTGAACGCGCTCATCGCTCAGCTGTGCGAGGACAAGTCACGTGACGAGCTGGTGACCGAGGGCCAGGCTCGCGGGGTTCCGATCGCCGCGGTGCTCACCCCGCAAGAGACGTTGTCCTCCAACCATTTCCGCGAGGTGGGCGCGCTGACCAGCGCCGAGTTGGCGCCAGGCGTGGACGTGGTGGTGCCCAGCGGGCCGTTCATCGTCGACGGCAGCCACACCGGGCTGACCCGGCCGGCGCCGGCGCCGGGGGTCGACGAGGCCGGCTGGGCCGGTGACACAGCGCGTGCGCAGAGCGGCGCCGGGCCGGTCAGCAGGCCGTTCGAGGGCGTACGCATTCTCGACCTCGGTGTCATCGTCGCCGGTGGCGAGCTGGGCCGACTGTTCGCCGATCTGGGCGCCGAGGTCATCAAGATCGAGAGCGCGGCCTATCCCGACGGCCTGCGGCAGACCCCGCCGGGCATGACGATGAGCCGGTCGTGGGCTCTGACGCACCGCAACGAATACAGCCTCGGCCTTGACTTGCGCCACCCCGACGGTGCCGAGGTGTTCGCACGTCTGGTCGCCGAGTCCGACGCGGTATTCGCCAACTTCAAACCGGGAACGCTTGCCTCGCTTGGGTTCTCCTATGACCGGCTGAAGGAGTTCAATCCCGCCGTCGTGCTTGCCGAGAGCAGCGCGTTCGGGGCGACCGGTCCGTGGAGCGCGCAAATGGGGTACGGCCCGCTGGTGCGGGCCACCACCGGCGTCACGTGGCTGTGGACATCGCCCGACGCCGGGCCCGGCGAATTCTATGACGCCACGACCATCTTTCCCGACCACGTCTCGGCGCGGATCACCGCGATCGCCGCGCTGGCCGCGCTGGTCCAGCGCCGCGCCACCGGAAGCGGTGCGCACGTGCATATTTCGCAGGCCGAAGCCGCGGTCAACCAGTTGGCGACGGCATACGTCACCGAAGCCGCCAGGGCCGCGGGCCTGCCGGTGGCCGGAGACACCGCGGAGCACGGCGTGTATCCGTGCGCGGGCGACGACGAATGGTGCGTGATCTCGATCCGCTCCGATGAGGATCGGAACGCGCTGGCCGCCGTCGTCGGCGACACCGACCTGGCCTCGTGGACGGCGGCGCGCGACAAGACCGACGTCGCGAACACGTTGCAGCAGGCGGGTATTGCCGCGGCACCGATGAACCGGGCCGTCGACGTGCTGGACGATCCGCAGGTGCGGTTCCGCGACACCTACACCGACATGGTGCATCCGTTGTTCGACGCCGCGATGCCGACCGAGACGCGTCCCGCGCCGTATACCAACATCGCGCCGACGGAATTGCGGCCCGCGCCGATGCCCGGTGAGCACACCCGCGAAATCTGCCAGAAGGTACTCGGTTTGACCGCCGAGGACATCGATCGGCTGATCGCGCAGGGCGCGCTGTTCGCACACCAAGGAAGGCCATGA